The following proteins come from a genomic window of Planktothrix agardhii NIES-204:
- a CDS encoding hypothetical protein (conserved hypothetical protein): MFLNDVNHILIGVPSSGKSTFAQHLAQLDQRYCIVSTDDVRRDLFGDESIQGDWKQIEIEVLNQIKNAIASGKLIIYDATNVKRAWRLNFLQKIAITLEKHSTWMGWHLTTPIETCKQWNQNRPRQVPNAIIDQFTQFLTIFPPDITEGFIGIQQINIAELSLTLSEIQEILTGFSRSYQTRQSRTANYTLHPYSRLVDFERLIFLISLIIQYPGLGELHETAPHKLQEIFDRVPPFNTELEEICGVIAYLKGEVYSNPEAIQKDLLFLEQNGFLGILNSKANLQLELLSEREIAQLKTQNTAWHRYSDLEPFERLMKVIRYIAHHPFQTNTKVETDSSSKRKTQKDLIEELQTEANLIGHSLDSLQRDIEKVLKPYGILPQFSLKRGYFMGTGIFSELELKKLYGLLQSQKFHFDDPVAVEMIQLFQNRIESSRLLELETVYPTRVIGNRGIVNPNTLPSSALLRNLEQLETAIVEGQLLEFQFFRDSGRFPGQNLEGFTAYPLQVVFHNIAWYLGYEIQDKHRQGLISFERLDRLSLAKIKDKSRSFEEQQAALEKLTDLYKASVGIYLGKSVEEQQKFLSTDLKERKLVEIQVELWMTDQIFKFISEGNQRFHRSQMKMSRRPYKLATETDKTLFSLKPSSDPKFPNRFRVTLPCWSLDDIDLKRWILGFGRQVKVVNPEKLIILIQEEGTAIAENYKNH; the protein is encoded by the coding sequence ATGTTTTTAAACGACGTTAACCACATTCTAATCGGGGTTCCCAGTAGCGGTAAATCAACCTTTGCTCAACATTTAGCCCAGTTAGATCAACGCTATTGTATCGTTTCTACCGATGATGTTCGTCGAGATTTGTTTGGAGATGAAAGTATCCAGGGAGACTGGAAGCAGATTGAAATTGAAGTGCTAAACCAGATTAAAAATGCGATCGCTTCTGGAAAACTAATTATATATGACGCCACAAATGTTAAACGAGCTTGGCGACTGAATTTTTTACAGAAAATAGCCATTACTTTAGAAAAACATTCAACTTGGATGGGTTGGCATTTAACAACCCCCATAGAAACCTGCAAACAGTGGAACCAAAACCGTCCCCGTCAAGTTCCTAATGCTATCATTGATCAATTTACTCAATTTCTGACTATTTTTCCGCCCGATATTACAGAAGGATTTATTGGTATTCAACAAATTAATATTGCCGAATTATCCTTAACCTTATCCGAAATTCAGGAGATTTTAACAGGGTTCTCTCGTTCTTATCAAACTCGCCAAAGTCGAACCGCTAACTATACCCTCCATCCCTATTCTCGATTAGTAGATTTTGAACGATTAATTTTTTTAATTTCCCTGATCATCCAATATCCAGGGTTGGGTGAACTGCACGAAACCGCACCCCATAAACTACAAGAAATTTTTGATAGAGTTCCTCCCTTTAACACAGAACTTGAAGAAATTTGTGGAGTAATAGCCTATCTGAAAGGAGAAGTATATAGTAACCCAGAAGCAATTCAGAAAGATTTATTATTCTTAGAACAGAATGGATTTTTAGGAATCTTAAACTCAAAAGCTAATTTACAATTAGAATTATTATCAGAAAGAGAAATTGCTCAACTGAAAACTCAAAACACAGCTTGGCATCGCTATTCTGATTTAGAACCATTTGAACGGTTAATGAAAGTAATTCGGTATATTGCTCATCATCCTTTTCAAACCAATACAAAAGTTGAAACAGATTCAAGTTCTAAACGAAAAACTCAAAAAGATTTAATCGAAGAACTCCAAACTGAAGCTAATCTTATTGGTCATTCCTTAGATAGCTTACAGCGAGATATAGAAAAGGTTTTAAAACCCTATGGAATTTTACCCCAGTTTAGTTTAAAACGGGGGTATTTTATGGGAACAGGTATTTTTTCTGAGCTTGAATTAAAAAAACTCTATGGATTATTACAGTCTCAAAAGTTCCATTTCGATGATCCGGTTGCAGTGGAAATGATACAATTGTTTCAAAACCGAATTGAGTCCAGTCGTTTACTAGAGTTAGAAACCGTTTATCCCACTAGAGTTATTGGAAACCGAGGAATAGTTAACCCCAATACTTTACCCTCATCTGCTTTATTAAGAAACTTAGAACAGCTAGAAACAGCAATTGTAGAAGGGCAGTTATTAGAATTTCAATTCTTTAGAGATAGTGGACGCTTTCCAGGTCAAAACCTAGAAGGTTTTACCGCTTACCCGTTGCAAGTTGTGTTTCATAATATTGCTTGGTATTTAGGTTATGAAATCCAAGATAAACATCGTCAAGGACTTATCAGCTTTGAACGCTTGGATCGTTTATCCCTAGCCAAAATTAAAGATAAATCTCGTTCTTTTGAAGAACAGCAAGCCGCTTTAGAAAAACTAACAGATCTTTATAAAGCTAGTGTGGGAATTTACTTAGGAAAAAGTGTAGAAGAACAGCAGAAATTTTTGAGTACGGATTTAAAGGAACGGAAGTTAGTTGAAATTCAAGTAGAACTGTGGATGACGGATCAAATCTTTAAGTTTATTAGTGAAGGAAATCAACGCTTTCACCGCAGTCAAATGAAAATGTCTCGTCGTCCTTATAAACTAGCAACAGAAACAGATAAAACTCTATTTTCTCTAAAACCCAGTTCCGACCCAAAATTTCCTAATCGTTTTCGGGTGACTTTACCCTGTTGGTCATTGGATGATATTGATTTAAAACGTTGGATTTTAGGATTTGGTAGACAGGTGAAAGTTGTTAACCCTGAGAAATTAATTATATTAATTCAGGAAGAAGGAACAGCGATTGCAGAAAATTACAAAAATCATTAA